A portion of the Leptidea sinapis chromosome 13, ilLepSina1.1, whole genome shotgun sequence genome contains these proteins:
- the LOC126967770 gene encoding dolichyl pyrophosphate Man9GlcNAc2 alpha-1,3-glucosyltransferase, translated as MTKKSDPLKFTVTKTALLPGFFFALLLRWCVAAYPYSGYNKPPMYGDYEAQRHWQEITVQTPLINWYRNTSHNDLNYWGLDYPPLTAYHSYLLGLIADWLDPESVRLFASRGYENENHKSFMRWTVFLSDLYFYITAVMCICIDVERIRAKDDKNVFKRTDISFIMFLLYPGLILIDHGHFQYNCVSLGLFLWATFFIIAIENDILSTIFFVLALNYKQMELYHAFPFFFYFLRKCFCGVPNRGRKAHIINRFICLAVTVVTCFVIIWYPFITSWDNLVPVVKRLFPFQRGVFEDKVSNFWCTVNVFIKLKNVYTNDEMVTMCFLTTLMASMPSCLDLFFRINRKKFVLSLINVSLAFFLFSFQVHEKTILVVAIPVVIHFPDDPFMCFWFLLVSTFSMLPLLLKDHLLIPYIATGLVYISAYSIVLNLAQPNSWFLSFLNANGVYSIVAPNNKHNSVWLKLLTTCFFLSLQGMFWLHLGTIFVKPPDRYPDLFPVLISVFSCLHFILFFIYFLQKQFSMPTDLPIKIKPKKNN; from the coding sequence ATGACGAAAAAATCAGATCCACTAAAGTTTACTGTCACCAAAACTGCATTGCTTCCTGGTTTCTTTTTTGCATTACTTTTGCGTTGGTGTGTTGCCGCGTATCCTTATTCTGGATACAATAAACCGCCAATGTATGGAGATTATGAAGCTCAGCGTCATTGGCAAGAAATTACCGTACAAACACCATTGATAAACTGGTACAGAAATACATCGCACAATGACTTGAATTACTGGGGGCTAGACTATCCGCCACTTACCGCATACCACAGTTATCTGCTTGGACTTATTGCCGACTGGTTAGATCCAGAATCAGTTCGCCTTTTCGCTTCGAGAGGATACGAGAATGAAAACCACAAAAGTTTTATGAGATGGACTGTTTTTTTGAGTGATTTGTACTTTTATATCACAGCAgttatgtgtatatgtattgaCGTGGAAAGAATAAGAGCGAAAGATGATAAGAATGTATTTAAAAGAACAGATATATCAttcattatgtttttattatatccGGGCTTAATTTTAATAGACCATGGACACTTCCAGTACAATTGTGTATCACTTGGATTATTTCTGTGGGctactttttttataatcgctataGAGAATGATATattgtcaacaatattttttgttcttgCACTTAATTATAAACAGATGGAGCTGTACCACGCATTTCcattttttttctactttttaagAAAATGCTTTTGTGGAGTGCCAAATAGAGGTAGAAAAGCGcatattataaatagatttatttgTTTAGCTGTAACAGTAGTGACATGTTTTGTAATTATCTGGTATCCTTTCATTACTTCTTGGGATAACTTGGTCCCTGTTGTGAAAAGATTGTTTCCATTTCAAAGAGGTGTCTTTGAAGACAAAGTATCAAACTTTTGGTGCActgttaatgtttttattaaacttaaaaatgtCTACACAAACGATGAAATGGTCACAATGTGCTTTTTAACAACCTTAATGGCATCAATGCCATCTTGCTTAGAtcttttttttagaattaataGGAAAAAATTTGTTCTTTCTCTCATCAATGTCTCCTTGGCATTTTTCTTGTTTTCATTTCAAGTTCACGAGAAAACTATTCTCGTTGTAGCAATTCCTGTGGTAATACACTTTCCAGATGACCCATTTATGTGTTTCTGGTTTTTGTTAGTATCAACATTTAGTATGCTGCCACTTTTACTCAAAGATCATCTATTGATACCATATATTGCAACGGGCTTAGTATATATATCTGCTTACAGTATAGTATTAAATTTAGCGCAGCCGAATTCATGgtttttgtcatttttaaatGCTAATGGAGTGTATAGCATAGTTGCCCccaataataaacataattctGTTTGGTTAAAATTACTAACAACATGTTTCTTTCTATCTCTGCAAGGTATGTTTTGGTTGCATCTTGGCACCATCTTTGTTAAGCCACCTGATAGATACCCCGACTTATTTCCTGTACTTATATCCGTATTCTCGTGtttgcattttatattatttttcatatatttccTCCAGAAACAATTTTCAATGCCAACTGATTTGCCTATAAAAATTAAGCCAAAGAAAAataactag